The segment CTCTTATTGCGAGAAGAATTTAACGAGAGCGATCATCGATGCGAGCGAAAGGAGTGACGAGACGCCTGTCACGGTCCCGGCACTTTTTTCCTCCTCGCCCGAGACATAAACCAAGGCTCGCGATCCCAGCGGCTTCACACTGCGATAATTGTTCGTCAGCTCTTGTCCCTTGTCGGATTTCAGTGTTTTGAAGCGTTCCACTTGTTCGATGGAGATGGGAAGAGATTCTTTCCAAACGGTCCAAACGACACTCTCGAAGCATCCCGGCGTCGTGAGACTTCCTTCGTAACGGAAATACGAGGAGCGATCTTTCGGCAGCAAATCTTCGAGTTCCAAAGGTCTCGTTAACGATTGATTTCGTCCGACGTGCTCTTTAACTGCTTCACTGGCGATGAGAATTTGTTCGATGGTTGGATTTGGTTCGGCGGCGATGTGGAAAAGGACTCCGAGCACTGCGATGCCACGTTTGACTTGAGCTGCGGCGCCAAGAGACTCGAAACGGGACTCGTGATGCACGAGATGCACTTCCACAGCTTCGCGACGACCGTTGATGGTGTGTTCCGAGCCCCAATGGAAATGAAGTTGATCGAATTCGTAAGTTCCGGGAAGGCCGCCGCCCATTACGAGCATCTTTTGTGACGGGTGGGCGTTGATTTGgactaaaaaggaaaaatttttaattaaaaaaaatatttttagtttgaaaaatttcaatttcagttaaaaaatttcaatttttagttcaaaattttaatttcagttgaaaagtttcaagtttcatttaatttaaaaaatttcaagtttcatttaaaaagtttcaagtttcaattaaaaaattttaatttcagttaaaaatttcaagtttcaattaaaaaattttaagtttcagttgaaaagtttcaattttaaattaaaaaatttcaactttcaattaaaaaatttcaagtttcaataaaaaatttcaagtttcaattaaaaaatttcaagtttcagttaaaaaatttcagttgaaaagtttcaagtttcagttaaaaaatttcaatttcagttgaaaaatttcaagtttcatttaaaaaatttcaatttcagttgaaaagtttcaattttcaattaaaaaattttaagttttagttgaaaagtttcaattttaaattaaaaaatttcaagtttcaataaaaatttcaagtttcaattaaaaaatttcaagtttcaataaaaatttcaagtttcaattaaaaaatttcaatttcagttgaaaagtttcaagtttcatttaaaaaatgtcaagtttCATtagaaagattttaattttcagtaaaaaattcaattttaaaaataattttttttttagaaaattttcttacgtgAATGTCCTGTATTGACGACAGCAGCACCTTTGATAGCCTCATCATAGTTCGCAAACGTGAAAGCAGGAAAAATTCCGTGAACACTTGCTTGTGTATTAAGATCTACGGGACTTTGACGTCTTCCGAGGTCACAACGTTCACCCCAATGCTCCTctggaacgaaaaaaaatcaaaaattaatcgatcGAACTCCAAATGTCTTGCAATCGAACAATTTCTACATTTTAAACATGTGTCGAACATGTCTTAGTAACacttgaaaaatcatttttatgacgaaaaaacatgaaaaaaaattgtaaagtacAAAACTTCCTTTTGTGACAAATTTCTCGGAAATAACTTATTATCAGCTTCATcccgtgtaaaaaaaaatattgaataaaaataaaattagagcaGTGAACGATAACGATGCACATTAATTGGACCTGATACTGATAATAAGTgaaagtgaacaaaaaaaagatgacTTTGCTCCTGCTCGTGtcgttcaaaaaaagttatcatcgttaaaaagttaaaaaaaaattgtaaacaagATTTTTTGCAGGAAGATGATAAATTTAGTGCCATTATTCGTTAATTAAGAAAAGTATTCTAATCTTTTGCTTGTTGAACGATTGTTACTTTTCAGGTACTTTGTTGCTATTGTAGTGGCTTGATTTTGTAATGATTTTGTCAAGAGATAAATTGAGGagattttattgttaaatatttgaggATTGTggatgacttgcaaaatttttttttagtctaatttatttttttttttaattttttagaactaatttgtgatgatttttaatttttttatggaatttaaaatttttaatgcaaatttttattagattttaattttttagtacacaTTTTCatccacattttattttttttaaattttttgttaggtatttataaatttttagaatttatatagttgattttaacaagtttttatcaattataattattttagagcaaaatttaatcaaatttgaaatattttaaacaaatttttgattaatttaaaaattttttagaacccaattttatcaaatttaacttTCTTAGAAgaaatgtttatatttaaatttttataatttgtgaatttttcatcaattttttatgaaactcgaaatttttagtactaatttttatcaaatttgtttttttagtacaaacttttattaattttgaatcttttagaatgaatttttaataattttattttttagaaactaatttttatcaaatttaaaactagtaaaaaaattaatatgaaatgtTGAGCtcatttgaacaaataatttaaagtaaaaaattttagaacaaacaaattaatttttaattttttttttaaattttgcaagttaaaatttttagaacaaattttttaaatttttataagcaacatttatgaaatttaattttttcaaaaagtttttgaaatatttagaattaatttttatctcgttttcatcactttttagtttttagaactcgtttttcttaaatatttaaaaaaaattcatgaaattaaattttttcaaaaagtttttgaaatttttagaactaatttttatcagttttgagTTTCTTAGAACtcgttttcataaatattttatttttttataaagtctttactattttattcaaattttaaaacactttttaGAACATAATTTAACcgttactaaattttttaaccgttaaaaattttaaagtgcctaaaattgtttaaatttgaaaaaaaacaggttaaaaaattcaaaattattctgttaaatttttttaattttttttttactttttagaaaaatttcttatttatttttaataaatttaatcagttaattaaaaaaaaatattgaataattttatttcaattcattttttttaaatttttttcttgcaatatttttattaaatttgaacttttttaatttttttacaattttttttccattttaaactattttttctacaaaactaTCAATATCACAACAATCACGAGGGAGAACTTTCTATACGAcacgacacgaaaaaaaaactgaacttgatcaaattacaaaagccggttattttattgaataattggCCACTAAAcacgttttttatttatttttttttaaattgtgtgtttatttttagccCTTCTTACCTGGCATAACACCATTATCTTTGGCCTTGGGATACTCCCAACTGTCATGACCCGATGCGCGAACCTGTGTCGTCAGCAGAAAAACTCctgaaaaatagcaaaaaaaaaaatggtaagtaacccaattttattcaagattttactacaaaattcacttgattaaattaaataataatccaaTCAATTGTGTGAAACGTATAGAACGCGAGCAGAGATAAAGCGGATCTTTATCATTTGTGATATTTGTGCTAATTCGCGTGTAATTTGCAATGAACTTGGTGAACGCTCGCGACTggcgaagaaatttttgcagaatttttgatttgattgaattcttttgtttttattaaagaaattttttttcaaatgcagATGAAAATGACTTTGTCAaggacaatatttttattaaaaaagtcacaacagcagaaaaaaacaagattGATGAcagaaaatcattaattaaaaattaaaattatcatcatcaccTCTGAAGCTCATAAAAGCATTAGAATCATAAATTACGttcatttttaatgttgacataaatttttcaagaaattatagctttttttgaaaaattactctcataaaagtttaattgcgagttcttttctaataaattcacgatgataaa is part of the Culicoides brevitarsis isolate CSIRO-B50_1 chromosome 3, AGI_CSIRO_Cbre_v1, whole genome shotgun sequence genome and harbors:
- the LOC134834066 gene encoding carbonic anhydrase 2-like, with product MKKSSIIIFGVFLLTTQVRASGHDSWEYPKAKDNGVMPEEHWGERCDLGRRQSPVDLNTQASVHGIFPAFTFANYDEAIKGAAVVNTGHSLQINAHPSQKMLVMGGGLPGTYEFDQLHFHWGSEHTINGRREAVEVHLVHHESRFESLGAAAQVKRGIAVLGVLFHIAAEPNPTIEQILIASEAVKEHVGRNQSLTRPLELEDLLPKDRSSYFRYEGSLTTPGCFESVVWTVWKESLPISIEQVERFKTLKSDKGQELTNNYRSVKPLGSRALVYVSGEEEKSAGTVTGVSSLLSLASMIALVKFFSQ